From the genome of Lotus japonicus ecotype B-129 chromosome 6, LjGifu_v1.2, one region includes:
- the LOC130724021 gene encoding WRKY transcription factor WRKY51-like, producing the protein MIMAVETFNMIRMNEHTAIQEAASAGLNSMEHLIRILSSQTPSSSTPSSSHRNNNNNNLDYSEITDFTVSKFKHVINLLNRTGHARFRRAPPQPQPQTQIKGLTLDFAKPTNKDDTLTISTTNTNSSSFKSSITADGSVSDGKIGPFLTPAAKPPLSTSHRKRCHDAAALSSGPCHCSKKRKSRVKQTIRVPAVSSKIADIPPDEYSWRKYGQKPIKGSPYPRGYYKCSTVRGCPARKHVERAQDDPNMLIVTYEGEHRHQQQQTAVGFSLRSN; encoded by the exons ATGATCATGGCGGTGGAAACCTTCAACATGATCAGGATGAATGAACACACAGCCATACAAGAAGCTGCTTCAGCTGGCTTAAACAGCATGGAGCATCTCATCCGAATCCTCTCTTCTCAAACCCCTTCTTCTTCAACTCCATCATCATCTCacagaaacaacaacaacaacaacctcgACTACTCCGAAATCACCGACTTCACTGTCTCCAAGTTCAAACATGTCATCAACCTCTTGAACCGCACCGGCCACGCCCGATTCCGCCGcgcaccaccacaaccacaaccTCAAACTCAGATCAAAGGCTTAACTCTAGATTTCGCTAAACCCACCAACAAGGACGACACCCTCACCAtctccaccaccaacaccaactCCTCCTCCTTCAAATCCTCCATCACCGCCGACGGCAGCGTCTCCGACGGCAAGATCGGCCCCTTCTTAACTCCAGCTGCCAagccacctctctccacctctcACCGGAAAAGATGTCACGACGCCGCCGCACTCTCCTCCGGCCCTTGCCATTGCTCCAAGAAAAG GAAATCACGAGTGAAACAAACGATCCGTGTACCGGCGGTGAGCTCGAAAATCGCCGATATCCCACCGGACGAGTACTCATGGAGGAAGTATGGTCAGAAACCGATCAAGGGTTCACCTTATCCTCG GGGCTACTACAAGTGCAGCACCGTGAGAGGGTGTCCGGCGAGGAAGCACGTTGAGCGAGCTCAGGATGATCCCAACATGCTGATAGTGACTTACGAGGGCGAGCACCGCCACCAGCAACAGCAAACCGCCGTCGGTTTTAGCCTCCGGTCAAACTGA